The region CGCCGCGGTTCGCCGCGACGAGCAGGGAATCATCAGGCGTCGCCGTCATGTATATCGTCTTGCCGTCAGGCGCCGTTGCCCGGCGGAGGGCGTGGCGGAGCATCCGGCTTCCGCGGAAGGGGAATGCGTCAGCCTCGTCGAGGACGACTAGATCGAAAGCCCGGTAGAACCTGAGCGCCTGGTGGGTCGTGGCGACCACGATGTCCGCGTCCCGGAATCGTTCGCGGGAGGCGCCGCGCAGAGCGACTACGCTCGAGCCCTGCATGGCTGCGGAGATACGCGGCGCGACCTCTGCCACCACGTCGCTCCTTGGAACCGCGAAGAGCACTCGCCCGCCCCGCTGCTGGGCCAGGGCGACGGCGCCCAGACACACCTCGGTCTTGCCCGCTCCGCACACGGCGTACACGAGGCATTCGCGGCGATCGTCCTCAGCAACGAACGATTCCAGGAACCGCGAAGCGTCCCGCTGCGCCTTGGTGAGCTCGAACGGCAGTTGTATCTGGCGCGCTGGAACCTGGTCCGTGCGGAAGGTGGGAGCGCCTGTACTTCCGGGGCTTTCCGAGTCTGCCAGGTGCCTCGGGGCCAGTAGCAGCCCGGCACGTCCGGCACGTCTTGGAGCGTAATAGAGGGGCCGGCACGACCTTGCCTCCCCCATGGAAGCGCACTCCACGCAGCGCAGGCAATCATCGCGACCGCACGAGGCGCAGCTCGCCTCGACGACGTCGCGTCCGCCGCACCTCACGCATGTCGCGATTCCGAAGCGGTCCACGGAGACTGACGGGGCACGACTGACAAGGCCGCCCACGATGAGCACCTGCAGACTGTCCTCGAGCCGCCAGCTGACAGGGCAGCCCCGCTCTTCCAGAGCGCGTCTGATCTCGTGGTCGAACAGGATCCGCCCCTCGAGGACCTCGCGCACCTCCTCGACTTGCTCCAACGATGGTACCTCCACTGCCTGGCAATCTGCAACGGTTATGGTGGCCCATCTAGCACGGGGGTCAGTCGGATCGCTTCGAGGGTCGAGGCCTCGCAGCGCGCTGATAAGTCGCGACAAGAGCCGGCCGCCGGCCGTTCGACTTCGGTCGCTCTCCGCGGAACTCTGGCCCCCGGGATGGGTGCACTCGAGATTCGCCCCACGCGTCCCATGCCGAAGCTCACGCCTTGCCCGCGTCAGCTTTCTTGCGAAGCGATCGTCAACCCGCTCTCTTAGTCTCGCCGCGTCGCGTTCCGCAAGAGCGATCGGCATGGGACCGCTCACGACTGTCAGCTGCTCGTATCCCCTTCTTGCGAGGACCGCAAGGTCCAGAGGCGGATAGTGGGTGACGCCCACGACCTGGGGTGTTCCTTCCCACGGCGTGCGAGCAACGTACACGAAGTAGAGGTCACCTAGCATTTAGCACTCCCCCGACACGTCCCATGGAGACCGGTTGCCTTCGGCTCTATCGTAGAGAGCCTTCGAGCGAGCAACGTCATGTCCTTCCACAAAGTGGTATGTCACCCAACTATAACACATTCAGGTGATCTTGTTATCCATTGTTGAAGAATCATTCATTCTGGTGATGGTGTCTCTCTTGTGAGGATGCTAACATTGCGTTGGATGCTGGAAACCAAGCACGCAAGGGCCGCCCGGTTCACGGAGCCGTAAGACGATGGGAAGCATTGATCTTGCTTGTGCCCGAGACGCACTCAGGGGCAAGTTCGGCTGGGGGGTGTCGTATGGTTCATTGGTCAGCACGCCGACAATCATACGCAGATTGCTCAAGTGAGAGTGCCGCGGGGGCACGTGCATGGTCGTCCTCCAGCTCGCCGGGCGAGTCACGTGGCTCTGATGACGAACTGCGCGGCGCCGATGCCGCGCCGAGCGGCGCGTGGTCAGGAGCCAAGCAGGCCGTTGCGAGGTTTCTCAAAGACGTCCTCGACATCCTCTTGCCGGAAGAGACAGGTTGCGTCCTGTGTGGACAGGTTCGCAGCAAGGGCATGGAGGAGGTTTTCTTCGCCCCGATATGCTCCGGCTGTCTTGGCAGGATACCTTTCGTGCGGTCGCCGTACTGCCAGCTTTGCGGCCGACCGCTGAGAGGCGCGCGCACGGACACGGTCGGCGTCGCCGTGAGAGACACAGTCGTATGCCGCGACTGCGCGTCAGGAGGAAGGTTCTTCACGCTTGCGCGAGCGGTCGGCGTGTACGACGGTGTCCTCAAGGACTTCGTTCATGCCATCAAGTTCCACGGCCGCCGTGAGCTTGTGGAGGGTATCGGTGTCCTTATGGCCAGAGTCGCTGCGCGTGAAAAGGCTATGAGGACGTCGCAACTCTTGGTGCCTGTGCCGCTGCATCCAAAGCGCTTGGCGGAGCGCGGCTACAACCAGGCGGAGTTGCTCGCACGGACGGTTGGATCCTGCCTCGGCCTACCTACGAGGACGGCTCTGGCGCGCAGCATCCTCACGGGCGAACAAAACAAGCTCGGAAGGCGCCAGAGGCACGACAACCTCCGCGGAGCATTCGTGGTCCCTCATCCCATTGAGGTAGCTGGCAAGAGCATCCTGCTCGTGGACGACGTCATCACAACTGGCGCCACCGCCAACGAGTGCTCTCGAGCGCTCTTGCGCGCCGGGGCCGCTACGGTGCGTGTGCTTGCCGCAGCAGTGGCACCGCTAGAGGAGGAGTGGTTGCGTTCAAGTGTAAGTGACACTTGGTCACGGTGAATGGGTGAGACACAGGCAGGAATCCCCTTGTGTACCCCAGGGCCTGGTGTGCAAGGGCCCGATGTCCGGGGGCATGGCGTCGTCGAGGCGCTTGCCGTCCGGCGTACGCTCTCCAGTGAAGACCCTCGATAGCTTGACCTCCCGCAGTCCGGTGCAAGTCCCGTGTCATGTCCTTCTCATAGTCGTGCGGAGTCTTTCACCTCTCGTTTCCTTCTTGAGCACCGAGTCCACCACATTCGTACTCCGTCCGCACTAGAACTCCACGTTCTCCAAGACAGGGTGTTATGTTTTCGGACAACTGTGCGTATTAGTGTACAAACGCGCTTTTGGTACGTGCCGATAGATCTGGTACTGAGAATGGTACTGCGTCCGTGACCTGTGGTGTGCGACAATATGCACATGGCGAGAGCGGGACGTGTCGGGATATCGCGACATGTCTCCGATTGAGGACACTCGTCTAGGCGAGCGCCCGGCTTCTGTTCCATGAACCGGCAACGATGCTCGCAAAGAGCATCGGATAGTCGTTTCCGGCGCCAAACTTTCGGACGACTATGGTATCGACCACGGAGGCGCTGCTTCGTGGAACTGAGACTCACTGGTATGGAGGAGGCCCGGGAGCGAAGTCGTGAGGAATCAAGAGGATTGTTAAGGTGAGCTTAAAGGGGGGGGTATGGTAGCTCAATGTGAGACAGACATAATCAATGCGGTCCGTGAGGCCGGCGAGGAGAGAGCGGGCGGAGACCGGCGTCGCGTGGGGCGTGGTCCGTTGGTGGGGGACAACGGTCCGGGAGGCATCCTTGCGACTCGTGTGCCGCACGCCGGGACTGTCCGGTGGACCAGGCAGCGCGCTCCGAGGGAGAGGTGTGGTCTGCTGTGACGTCCCGCATGCAACCGCACTGCGCCTGCGCACATCGGCGCGCCGGCCACGATTCTTGCGACTTTCGAAGCGCTTTCACAGGCGGGGTGATGCGTCATTGAGCGCTATTGCCATAGAAGAGAGCAGGTGTAGAAAGTGCTATGCGTGCATAAGGGCATGTCCCGTCAAGGCCACGAAGGTTGAGGACGGCCTCTTGAGAGTGATCGATGACATGTGTATCGCGTGCGGGGAATGCCTCGAGGCATGCGGCACGGGGGCGCGGCGCGGCGAGGACTTCATTGGTTCGATCGATACGTTCTTGGCGGAGGGGAGGGCCGTCGCACTGCTGGATCCATCGTTCCCAGCGGCGTTCCCCACGGTCTCGGCGGGTCACGTGGTGGCGGGCCTGGCGGCTCTCGGGTTCTCGGAGGTGCGAGATACCTCGCTGGCCACGGTGCGCGTGGCTCAGGCGTACAGGGCTTTGCTGCGTTCTTGCGCGCGGGATGAGACGGACCGCACGGACTGGGTTGGGACCAGTCAGGGACGTCCTGTCCTTTCCTCGTTATCGGATCTGGCTCCGCGGCCAACCCAGGGGCCCGACTCTGGCTCGGGCTTGGCCTCGGGTTCGAGAGCGGGCGAGGACTCCTTCATGCCGTTCGGGCGTCCTCTCGTCGTTCCGGCCATAAGTTCATCGTGCCCTGCTGTCGTGCGCCTGGTGGAGAGGCACTACCCTGACCTCGTGGGGAACCTCGTGCCGATGGCCTCGCCCCCGGTCGTGGCGGCGCGCGCCATACGAGCAGAAGTCAGAGCGGGTTGCGGCACCGGACCAGGCACGCGTTCCGAAGGCCACGGTCGCACAGACGCCGCGTTGCCACCAACCGACCGGGACACAAGGATCGTGTATGTAGGTCCATGCCTCGCCCGAAAGGCGGAAGTCTCCGACCTCGGCATTGCGTCAGGGATCGATGCGGTCCTGACGTTCGACGAGCTCGCTGCGGTGTTCGAGGAGAGAGACATAGTCCTTCGGGACCTCGCCCCACGCGCGCCTGACGGCACCGTTGCCCCGAGAGGTCGGTACACGGCTTTCGCCGGCGGGCTCTCGTGGTTGATGGGAATCTCGAAAGGACTAGCTGATGAAGACCTCGTGATCGCGGCGGGCAAGTCGCGATGCATTGAGGTCATGAGCGACCTTGCGCGGGGCGTGCTGACCTCCACGTTCGTGGACGCATCGATGTGCCGCGGATGTTTAGACGCGCCCGCGCTGCGCAGACTCTCGTCGATCTCCGTACGCAAGAGGGTGTGCCGGGTCTTCGCCTCACATGGTGGCGGTCCTGACGCGCCCGACCCTTCATCGAGCGGGGTCGACGATGCGGCCGCAGCCGGGGACGAACACGGCGCGGGTCGCCCGTTTGACGCCGCCGGCGGGACGGAGCTCGACGCCCGCGATCTCGGACGCGACTTCAAGCCGGGTGGGGTGAGGTTGCCGATACCGAGCGAGTCAGAGATAGCTGAGATTCTTGCGTTCGCCGGAAGGCTGTCGCCTCAGGACCACCTGGATTGCGGAATGTGCGGGTACCCAACCTGCAGGGCGTTCGCTATTGCCGTCTATCAGAACATGGCACGCTCTGATATGTGCCTGCAGTACCTCGTTGAGAGGCTCAAGGACAAGGTCCAGCACATGAAGGCCGAGCTGGTGTCGGTGAGGACGTCGTCCTTCGACGACATTTACGGCGCGAGCCGCCAGATGACTGTGGCAAAGGACCTCGCCGAAAGGGCGGCAAGAAGCGGGTCCACCGTGCTCCTGCTGGGGGAGAGCGGCGTCGGCAAGGAAGTATTCGCCAGGGCGATCCACGCCGCAAGCTCACGCCAGGGCGGGCCATTCGTGAGCGTGAACTGCGCTGCTATCCCCGACAGCCTCATGGAGTCGGAGCTCTTCGGCTACACGGATGGCGCGTTCACGGGAGCTACCAAGGGCGGCAAGCCCGGCAAGTTCGAGTTGGCGTCGGGGGGAACCATCTTCTTGGACGAGATCGGCGACATGTCCCTTCAGCTCCAGGCGAAGCTGCTGCGCGTGCTGCAGACTCATAAGGTGGAGCGCGTCGGCGGGACCCGCGAGATCGATGTGGACGTGCGTGTCATGGCTGCCACAAACAAAGACCTCGAAGCGATGGTGGGGCAAGGGACGTTCCGGTTGGACCTGTACTACCGTCTCAATGTGGTAACCATCCGCATACCGCCTCTGCGGGAGCGAATAGAGGACATACCGCTGATAATCAGCAGGTCGCTGGCAAAGCTGTCGGCACGCTGTCCCACGAGAGTCACGTCGGTGTCACCCGAGGCTCTTCGGATCTTGCTCGACTACTCCTGGCCCGGCAATGTAAGGGAGCTGGAGAACGTCCTCGAGAGGGCGCTCAACCTAGCGGATGGCGAAGTCATTGACGTGGAGCATCTGCCCGGGCACGTCGTGAGCGCTAGCAGGAGGCCTGGCCGTCTGTCCATGCGACTTGCGGGCGAAGCCCTCGACGACGTCATCTCCAGGGCGGAGCAGGAGGCGATAGTCGAGGCGCTCCGGGCAACGGACAACAACAGAAGCCTTGCGGCTAAGAAGTTGGGCATCTCGCGGTCGGCCTTCTACGAGAAGCTGCGCAAGTATAACATGGTGTAGTGCCTACCGCTTCCCCGCCGAGCGTGCGCGCTGCCGGGTCCAACGGGAGGTGGCTGCTGCTGCGGAGGAGGAGTCGCGCTAAGGCCTAGGATCGCCCAATACCACGAAGGGCGCCCAGTAGTACGGATGAGGGGCGCGGCGTCTCATGCGCATCGCCGCGCTCCTCAGGGCCTCGGGCTTTGTCCGTCCGGCGAGCAGCGATCGGTAGAACTCCACCGCGAGGTCCACGGTGCTCTCGTCGTTAACCTTCCAAAGGCTTGCTACCAGTGACGATGCACCTGCGAGGAACACCCCACGGGACAAGCCCAGGAGCTCATCGCCGCTTGACACGTACGCCACACCCGTCTGGCACGCCGACAGCATCACGAGGGCACACTCCATCCGCGTTTCGAAGATGTCCGAGGCCGAAAGAGAGCCGCTTGCGAGTCTGATGTGGGATCTCATGGGGTCCTCAGGATCGAAGACCGCGTGGCCCGCTATGTGGACTACGTCGAAGCCCGATGCATTTCGGGCGAGCGACTGTACCGTCGCGTCCTCGCCCAGTAAGAGCTGTGCGTTTCCGGTTCCGAAGAGCTCTGCGACCCTCTCACACTCGAGCTCCGCAAGCGGGGCGGCGTCGTCCTTCACACCGACTGCGAGGCACGTGCGGGCGGCGCGGCGGCCCTTTGCCCAGATGGCCGCGAGCGCCTTGAGACTTGGAGCGAGAGAGACCTCGTGGCTGTCTATCACGTACCTCCGTCCATCGTGCAGGACGTGGAACGGCACGTGGTGTAGGGGCCCGTGGGGTAGGATGAGAATGCGACGCTTTCCGGCTATGAGGCTTTCGACAGGGGCCATGAGAGCGTCGTAGAGGGCACGGGCATGGTCCTCGTATGACTCGAGAAGCTTTCGCATGTGGCAAGAGACGAAGCTCCTCGGTGTGCTTTGCATGATCTCTATGTCGGTATACAGCCAGGCTATAAGGTCGTCGATGCGAGCTCTGTCGATTCCGACGGTCACGAGCTGCACTTCGGGCGGGCGGGTGCTCCCGCGGGACGCGCATCCATTGGACCTGGTGATGACGAAGACGAGGGCTTCGCTAGGTAGCAGGTAGAACTCGATGATGGCGTCGGCGACGTCTTCGTCCGAGAGAGCCCTGTCTGCGAACATCATCGGATCACTTGAGACTTCCAGTCCGAAGCGTTCGTCGTCACCGGCCCCCCGCAAGGGGCGCGGAGGATGAGGAGCGCTACCTGGCCGCCCATTCACTCTTGGCGAACCGTCGATAGCGACCCCACTACGCGTGGCCAGCTTCAGCCAGTCCACGAAAGCTTGGCTCTTCGCCCTCTCCACTAGCGCAAGGGCATCAATCTTTCTGTCCAGCCTGCGCGCTAGGGATACGGCCGCATCGTACACGCGAGTCTTGTCAAAGACGAAGCTGGTCTTGAGGCGGTCTTCGGAAAGAGACTGCCTCATCCGTTCGATCTCCCGAATAGAGCTCATGTAGAGATCGAGAGCGCGAGACGGGTCGCAAGCCTCGGCGGCTCGCGCAAGCCCGTAGAGCGCGGGGTAGGCAAGGTCCGGCACGTCCCGCGCCGCCGCGACGTCGAGGGCTTCCTGGCACGCTTCCCGGGCCTGGGCGAGATCACCGAGCTCGACGTGGCACAGCCCGAGGTAAAGGCTCGCCTGGGCCTTGTAGGTGTCTATGGACTCATCTTGTTGAAAGCGCGTTCGCGCCGAGGCGAAACGTTCGATCGCCTCGCGATGACGTCCGGTCTCGGCAAGGAGCCTTCCCTTGTAATACTCCACCCATCCCATCTTCTGGCGGACGTCAAGCCGTTCGAAAGCCTTCCCCGCACGGTCGAGGAGCTCGAGGGCTTCGTCCGTCCTACCGAGGCTCGCAAGGGCGATGCTCGCGTTCACATCTATAGTCGCCGCTTCCGTTTCCATCCCGGCTGAGGCTATC is a window of Bacillota bacterium DNA encoding:
- a CDS encoding helicase-related protein, with the translated sequence MLGDLYFVYVARTPWEGTPQVVGVTHYPPLDLAVLARRGYEQLTVVSGPMPIALAERDAARLRERVDDRFARKLTRARRELRHGTRGANLECTHPGGQSSAESDRSRTAGGRLLSRLISALRGLDPRSDPTDPRARWATITVADCQAVEVPSLEQVEEVREVLEGRILFDHEIRRALEERGCPVSWRLEDSLQVLIVGGLVSRAPSVSVDRFGIATCVRCGGRDVVEASCASCGRDDCLRCVECASMGEARSCRPLYYAPRRAGRAGLLLAPRHLADSESPGSTGAPTFRTDQVPARQIQLPFELTKAQRDASRFLESFVAEDDRRECLVYAVCGAGKTEVCLGAVALAQQRGGRVLFAVPRSDVVAEVAPRISAAMQGSSVVALRGASRERFRDADIVVATTHQALRFYRAFDLVVLDEADAFPFRGSRMLRHALRRATAPDGKTIYMTATPDDSLLVAANRGEIAVTRISARHHGYPLPVPEIVITPLLPACESDVLSRPSMPGRRPNYPRAPQAPPTVASIVEDSLRAGHRVFVFVPTVDLAGRVCALLRASLISPGWPAPRDPAVLPVHFDSPAAAATSTEASVLPARLALGGSEVHHGPDFQSTALRGVGDSHDVRRASTAQLTCPADSGPGVGRAVGGRDPSPAHAARARVAFVHSRHPDRDRIREAFKDGGIDVLVTTTILERGINVHMADVVVLYADFERVFDVGTLVQMAGRAGRSQEYPCARVYYVAERTSPAMRAAVASIRDMNEHAAKSGYLVTRDCLRPT
- a CDS encoding ComF family protein, giving the protein MVHWSARRQSYADCSSESAAGARAWSSSSSPGESRGSDDELRGADAAPSGAWSGAKQAVARFLKDVLDILLPEETGCVLCGQVRSKGMEEVFFAPICSGCLGRIPFVRSPYCQLCGRPLRGARTDTVGVAVRDTVVCRDCASGGRFFTLARAVGVYDGVLKDFVHAIKFHGRRELVEGIGVLMARVAAREKAMRTSQLLVPVPLHPKRLAERGYNQAELLARTVGSCLGLPTRTALARSILTGEQNKLGRRQRHDNLRGAFVVPHPIEVAGKSILLVDDVITTGATANECSRALLRAGAATVRVLAAAVAPLEEEWLRSSVSDTWSR
- a CDS encoding sigma 54-interacting transcriptional regulator, producing MSAIAIEESRCRKCYACIRACPVKATKVEDGLLRVIDDMCIACGECLEACGTGARRGEDFIGSIDTFLAEGRAVALLDPSFPAAFPTVSAGHVVAGLAALGFSEVRDTSLATVRVAQAYRALLRSCARDETDRTDWVGTSQGRPVLSSLSDLAPRPTQGPDSGSGLASGSRAGEDSFMPFGRPLVVPAISSSCPAVVRLVERHYPDLVGNLVPMASPPVVAARAIRAEVRAGCGTGPGTRSEGHGRTDAALPPTDRDTRIVYVGPCLARKAEVSDLGIASGIDAVLTFDELAAVFEERDIVLRDLAPRAPDGTVAPRGRYTAFAGGLSWLMGISKGLADEDLVIAAGKSRCIEVMSDLARGVLTSTFVDASMCRGCLDAPALRRLSSISVRKRVCRVFASHGGGPDAPDPSSSGVDDAAAAGDEHGAGRPFDAAGGTELDARDLGRDFKPGGVRLPIPSESEIAEILAFAGRLSPQDHLDCGMCGYPTCRAFAIAVYQNMARSDMCLQYLVERLKDKVQHMKAELVSVRTSSFDDIYGASRQMTVAKDLAERAARSGSTVLLLGESGVGKEVFARAIHAASSRQGGPFVSVNCAAIPDSLMESELFGYTDGAFTGATKGGKPGKFELASGGTIFLDEIGDMSLQLQAKLLRVLQTHKVERVGGTREIDVDVRVMAATNKDLEAMVGQGTFRLDLYYRLNVVTIRIPPLRERIEDIPLIISRSLAKLSARCPTRVTSVSPEALRILLDYSWPGNVRELENVLERALNLADGEVIDVEHLPGHVVSASRRPGRLSMRLAGEALDDVISRAEQEAIVEALRATDNNRSLAAKKLGISRSAFYEKLRKYNMV
- a CDS encoding CHAT domain-containing tetratricopeptide repeat protein, translated to MDASLAEALLQIFTLLDQGKAEAALDAVGRCRQAIGSPPPKGNAGMVSGGAREALPEGLSDMPATTDGKGTPWTRLLPGAAAGLLWLKVAEGRALSLLSNHEGAEAVLEDARKQWESLAEYHLTGAPEDTAAQDEGALNTDSSGRALALLGLAACEAALGEVHHRKTEFRQALHHFRNALANYRLIGESASDAATHRTAAQSPPDVAQGAFVSDPSPSFARVPRGPGYAGDARYVDREIARVKVMMAESLMSCGEFAEAAVLSDEALATFTQCGDLAWRGRAAKAKGTVSWYQDRFNNALEWYERAEADLVQSGMLVQAAFVNNNRALVYWKINRPDEALKLFEKARPAIASAGMETEAATIDVNASIALASLGRTDEALELLDRAGKAFERLDVRQKMGWVEYYKGRLLAETGRHREAIERFASARTRFQQDESIDTYKAQASLYLGLCHVELGDLAQAREACQEALDVAAARDVPDLAYPALYGLARAAEACDPSRALDLYMSSIREIERMRQSLSEDRLKTSFVFDKTRVYDAAVSLARRLDRKIDALALVERAKSQAFVDWLKLATRSGVAIDGSPRVNGRPGSAPHPPRPLRGAGDDERFGLEVSSDPMMFADRALSDEDVADAIIEFYLLPSEALVFVITRSNGCASRGSTRPPEVQLVTVGIDRARIDDLIAWLYTDIEIMQSTPRSFVSCHMRKLLESYEDHARALYDALMAPVESLIAGKRRILILPHGPLHHVPFHVLHDGRRYVIDSHEVSLAPSLKALAAIWAKGRRAARTCLAVGVKDDAAPLAELECERVAELFGTGNAQLLLGEDATVQSLARNASGFDVVHIAGHAVFDPEDPMRSHIRLASGSLSASDIFETRMECALVMLSACQTGVAYVSSGDELLGLSRGVFLAGASSLVASLWKVNDESTVDLAVEFYRSLLAGRTKPEALRSAAMRMRRRAPHPYYWAPFVVLGDPRP